In Belonocnema kinseyi isolate 2016_QV_RU_SX_M_011 chromosome 4, B_treatae_v1, whole genome shotgun sequence, a single window of DNA contains:
- the LOC117171034 gene encoding pro-resilin-like, producing the protein MRVLIVAATIALLAVELAARPEPPVSQYLPPNQLYGPPQRPGIPTGLGGPIASPANNGINQYLPPNQQYGPPGAGGGGSGNGDTSGKGVPAKYNFEYMVYDQPSGNDFGQKESRDGDVTRGMYYVLLPDGRRQRVEYVSDQDGYRPTITYVQESTGIGGVYPGGSEGGYPGSSGGGYPGGSGGSYPGGSGGSYPGGSGGSYPGSSGGGYPSGSGGGYPGAGGYQY; encoded by the exons ATGAGG GTGTTGATAGTAGCAGCAACTATAGCATTACTGGCAGTGGAATTAGCAGCCAGACCAGAACCGCCAGTTAGTCAATACTTGCCCCCAAATCAACTTTACGGCCCACCACAGCGACCTGGTATTCCGACAGGTCTAGGAGGGCCGATTGCTTCGCCTGCTAATAACGGAATCAATCAGTACCTACCTCCTAACCAACAGTATGGTCCACCCGGTGCTGGTGGCGGTGGAAGTGGAAATGGTG ACACAAGTGGAAAAGGT GTACCAGCCAAATACAATTTTGAGTATATGGTATATGACCAACCATCAGGCAATGATTTTGGACAAAAGGAGAGTCGTGACGGTGACGTGACCCGAGGAATGTACTACGTTTTGCTTCCTGACGGACGTCGTCAGCGAGTAGAATATGTTTCCGATCAGGATGGTTACAGACCTACAATTACTTATGTCCAAGAGAGTACTGGAATCGGAGGTGTTTATCCTGGAGGCAGTGAAGGTGGATATCCCGGTAGTTCAGGCGGTGGCTATCCTGGTGGTTCAGGCGGTAGTTATCCTGGTGGTTCAGGCGGTAGTTATCCTGGTGGTTCAGGCGGTAGCTATCCTGGTAGTTCAGGCGGTGGCTATCCTAGTGGCTCAGGCGGTGGTTATCCGGGAGCAGGCGGTTAtcagtattaa